The Halobacterium sp. CBA1132 genome has a segment encoding these proteins:
- a CDS encoding alpha-glucuronidase family glycosyl hydrolase, whose translation MNEYDDCWLRYERVADDDRRAAYRRRCSHAYVAEESPECSAVRDELRRALPSLLGRDPHLWQHPPETADGFLAVGTPDDMAMIADTVPAEDIETLADGGYLLRSVTYNDADCLVVTAPTDRGLVYGTFHLLRLLSAHEPIDDLDVREEPAHEHRLLNQWDTPFHRSVERGYGGESIFDFERLPDLRERYEDYARLLASVGVNGIVLNNVNTTKPPRESANEAFDAFEGWQLLESRRLESLTGLASTFRRYGIQTYLSVNFAAPMLVGDLDTADPLDEDVREWWRRKADEVYDLIPDFGGFLVKADSEGQPGPYDYDRNHVDGANAIAQALEPHGGRVWWRAFVYGSHEDRAVQAYDTFEPLDGEFADNVTVQVKNGPIDFQPREPASTLFGAMPETDLGLELQITQEYTGQGVHATYHLPLWTEVFDFDTHADGPGTPVSELFGGSGEGVVGVGNVGEDYNWTGHYLAQANLYAFGRAAWNPDADTEEVTREWARQTFGADDDVVDTVLEILHDSWAACIDYETGGLGLLHMMHNGEEYLENHYYPSPEEWPGYHGITEDGVGVDRTETGSGYASQYRDPVAERFESVDDCPEKYLLFFHHLPWDHELDDGTTVVQRLYDNCFAGVEEARRLRALWRDLEGRVDDRRFRHVAERFDEQVAQAEQWRDVLTEYFYDHSGIPDERGRVPSE comes from the coding sequence ATGAACGAGTACGACGACTGCTGGCTCCGATACGAACGCGTGGCCGACGACGACCGAAGGGCCGCGTATCGACGCCGGTGCAGCCACGCGTACGTCGCCGAGGAATCCCCCGAGTGCAGCGCGGTCCGGGACGAACTCCGTCGCGCACTCCCCTCCCTGCTCGGGCGCGACCCCCACCTCTGGCAGCACCCGCCCGAGACCGCCGACGGCTTCCTCGCGGTCGGCACGCCCGACGACATGGCGATGATTGCCGACACCGTCCCCGCCGAGGACATCGAAACGCTCGCGGACGGCGGGTACCTGCTCCGCTCGGTGACGTACAACGACGCGGACTGTCTCGTCGTCACCGCGCCGACCGACCGCGGACTCGTCTACGGCACCTTCCACCTCCTCCGACTGCTGAGCGCGCACGAGCCAATCGACGACCTCGACGTCCGCGAGGAGCCAGCCCACGAACACCGCCTGCTGAACCAGTGGGACACGCCGTTCCACCGCTCCGTCGAGCGCGGGTACGGCGGCGAGTCCATCTTCGACTTCGAGCGCCTGCCGGACCTCCGCGAGCGCTACGAGGACTACGCGCGCCTGCTGGCGTCCGTCGGCGTCAACGGCATCGTCCTCAACAACGTCAACACGACGAAGCCGCCCCGGGAGAGCGCGAACGAGGCCTTCGACGCCTTCGAGGGGTGGCAGCTCCTCGAATCCCGGCGCCTCGAATCGCTCACGGGACTGGCGTCGACGTTCCGCCGGTACGGGATTCAGACGTACCTCTCCGTGAATTTCGCCGCGCCGATGCTCGTCGGTGACCTCGACACCGCCGACCCCCTTGACGAGGATGTCCGGGAGTGGTGGCGCCGGAAGGCCGACGAAGTGTACGACCTGATTCCGGACTTCGGCGGGTTCCTCGTCAAAGCCGACTCCGAAGGCCAGCCCGGTCCCTACGACTACGACCGCAACCACGTCGACGGCGCGAACGCGATTGCGCAAGCGCTGGAACCCCACGGCGGGCGCGTCTGGTGGCGGGCGTTCGTCTACGGCAGCCACGAGGACCGCGCCGTGCAGGCGTACGACACCTTCGAGCCGCTGGACGGCGAGTTCGCGGACAACGTCACCGTGCAGGTGAAAAACGGCCCCATCGACTTCCAGCCCCGAGAGCCGGCGTCGACGCTGTTCGGTGCGATGCCCGAGACGGACCTCGGTCTCGAACTCCAGATCACCCAAGAGTACACCGGACAGGGCGTCCACGCGACCTACCACCTCCCGCTGTGGACGGAGGTCTTCGACTTCGACACGCACGCCGACGGCCCCGGGACGCCCGTGAGCGAGTTGTTCGGCGGGAGCGGCGAGGGCGTGGTCGGCGTCGGGAACGTCGGCGAGGACTACAACTGGACGGGGCACTATCTCGCGCAGGCGAACCTGTACGCGTTCGGGCGCGCAGCGTGGAACCCCGACGCCGACACGGAGGAAGTGACGCGCGAGTGGGCGCGACAGACGTTCGGCGCCGACGACGATGTCGTAGACACCGTCCTCGAAATCCTGCACGACTCGTGGGCGGCCTGCATCGACTACGAGACCGGCGGACTCGGCCTGCTGCACATGATGCACAACGGCGAGGAGTACCTCGAAAACCACTACTACCCGTCGCCCGAGGAGTGGCCGGGCTACCACGGTATCACCGAGGACGGCGTCGGCGTCGACCGCACCGAGACCGGAAGCGGGTACGCCAGCCAGTACCGCGACCCGGTCGCGGAGCGGTTTGAGTCGGTCGATGACTGCCCCGAGAAGTACCTCCTGTTCTTCCACCACCTGCCGTGGGACCACGAACTCGACGACGGCACGACCGTCGTCCAGCGCCTCTACGACAACTGCTTCGCGGGCGTCGAAGAAGCCCGGCGCCTGCGCGCGCTGTGGCGGGACCTCGAAGGCCGAGTAGACGACCGGCGCTTCCGGCACGTCGCCGAGCGCTTCGACGAGCAGGTCGCGCAGGCCGAGCAGTGGCGCGACGTGCTCACCGAGTATTTCTACGACCACTCGGGCATCCCCGACGAACGGGGCCGCGTCCCCTCCGAGTGA
- a CDS encoding HEAT repeat domain-containing protein: MATNSSDPLAGTDPTSVSADDVDVAEVRAALASTNPLVRQRGVDACESLAEDDVDAVRPLLDDIASLPDDDNAAIGLTAISTLKAVAAADPDALDGRLDALVAATGSDIVDVQLTAAMVLGNLVVERTGLVAGYAPTIADNVRATEPSDESADVSEFVEHPGTRETIAEHEREERERRVSARQTLANVVVAVTEETPESALDAVDALAALLDDENPSVTGPAIDALGELAAENPAAVAPVSDRLRDCLDHDNPSVRARAVGAIGRLGDVSAVPKLRTLADTDENEDVRDLAAETAAFLTDA, from the coding sequence ATGGCCACGAACTCCTCAGACCCCCTAGCCGGGACTGACCCGACCTCGGTCTCGGCCGACGACGTTGACGTCGCGGAGGTGCGAGCGGCGCTCGCGTCCACGAACCCGCTCGTCCGTCAGCGCGGCGTCGACGCCTGCGAATCGCTCGCCGAAGACGACGTCGACGCCGTGCGTCCGCTGCTCGACGACATCGCGTCGCTGCCCGACGACGACAACGCCGCAATCGGGCTGACCGCAATCTCGACGCTGAAGGCCGTCGCGGCCGCGGACCCCGACGCTCTCGACGGCCGCCTCGACGCGCTCGTCGCCGCGACCGGCAGCGACATCGTCGACGTCCAGTTGACCGCGGCGATGGTCCTCGGAAACCTCGTCGTCGAACGCACAGGCCTCGTCGCAGGGTACGCACCGACCATCGCCGACAACGTCCGTGCGACCGAACCCAGCGACGAATCGGCAGACGTCAGCGAGTTCGTCGAACACCCCGGGACTCGGGAGACGATTGCCGAACACGAACGCGAGGAGCGCGAGCGGCGCGTCTCCGCCCGGCAGACGCTCGCCAACGTCGTCGTCGCCGTCACCGAGGAGACACCGGAATCGGCGCTCGACGCGGTCGACGCGCTCGCGGCGCTGCTGGACGACGAAAACCCGAGTGTCACTGGACCCGCCATCGACGCGCTCGGAGAGCTAGCCGCCGAGAACCCCGCGGCCGTCGCGCCCGTCAGCGACCGACTGCGTGACTGCCTCGACCACGACAACCCGTCTGTGCGTGCGCGAGCAGTCGGTGCTATCGGGCGCCTCGGGGACGTGAGCGCCGTCCCGAAACTGCGGACGCTCGCAGACACCGACGAGAACGAGGACGTTCGAGACCTCGCAGCGGAGACCGCTGCGTTCCTCACTGACGCCTAA
- a CDS encoding mandelate racemase/muconate lactonizing enzyme family protein, with protein sequence MVDYAKLRDPNAEYTMRDLSAETMGISNERGGVRDAEITDVQTTMVDGNYPWILVRVYTDAGVVGTGESYWGGGDTAIIERMKPFLVGENPLDIDRLYEHLVQKMSGEGSISGKVISAISGIEIALHDAAGKLLDVPAYQLVGGKYRDEVRVYCDLHTENEADPQACADEAERVVENLGYDAIKFDLDVPSGHEKDRANRHLRNPEIDHKVDIVEATTERVGDKADVAFDCHWSFTGGSAKRLASELEEYDVWWLEDPVPPENHEVQEEVTKSTTTPIAVGENVYRKHGQRTLLEPQAVDIVAPDLPRVGGMRETRKIADLADMYYIPVAMHNVSSPIGTMASAHVGAAIPNSLALEYHSYELGWWEDLVEQDGLIEEGRMEIPEEPGLGLTLNFDAIEEHMVEGETLFDEA encoded by the coding sequence ATGGTCGATTACGCGAAGCTCCGCGACCCGAACGCGGAGTACACCATGCGGGACCTCTCCGCAGAGACGATGGGCATCTCCAACGAGCGCGGCGGCGTCCGCGACGCGGAGATTACGGACGTACAGACGACGATGGTCGACGGCAACTACCCGTGGATTCTCGTCCGCGTCTACACGGACGCGGGCGTCGTCGGCACCGGTGAATCCTACTGGGGCGGCGGCGACACCGCCATCATCGAGCGGATGAAGCCGTTCCTCGTCGGGGAGAACCCCCTCGACATCGACCGGCTCTACGAGCACCTCGTCCAGAAGATGAGCGGCGAGGGCTCCATCTCCGGGAAAGTCATCTCCGCCATCTCCGGCATCGAAATCGCGCTCCACGACGCCGCCGGGAAGCTCCTCGACGTCCCCGCCTACCAGCTCGTCGGCGGGAAGTACCGCGACGAGGTCCGGGTCTACTGTGACCTCCACACGGAGAACGAGGCGGACCCGCAGGCCTGTGCCGACGAGGCCGAGCGCGTCGTCGAGAACCTCGGCTACGACGCCATCAAGTTCGACCTCGACGTGCCCTCCGGCCACGAGAAGGACCGCGCGAACCGCCACCTCCGCAACCCCGAAATCGACCACAAGGTCGACATCGTGGAGGCGACCACCGAGCGCGTCGGCGACAAGGCCGACGTGGCCTTCGACTGCCACTGGTCGTTCACTGGTGGGTCGGCGAAGCGCCTCGCAAGCGAACTCGAAGAGTACGACGTGTGGTGGCTCGAAGACCCCGTTCCCCCAGAGAACCACGAAGTACAGGAGGAAGTCACGAAGTCCACGACGACGCCCATCGCGGTCGGCGAGAACGTCTACCGGAAGCACGGCCAGCGGACGCTGCTGGAGCCCCAGGCCGTCGACATCGTCGCGCCCGACCTGCCCCGCGTCGGCGGGATGCGCGAGACCCGCAAAATCGCGGACCTCGCGGACATGTACTACATCCCCGTGGCGATGCACAACGTCTCCTCGCCCATCGGGACGATGGCGAGCGCGCACGTCGGCGCCGCCATCCCGAACTCGCTGGCGCTGGAGTACCACTCCTACGAACTCGGCTGGTGGGAGGACCTGGTCGAGCAGGACGGCCTCATCGAGGAGGGCCGCATGGAGATTCCCGAGGAACCCGGCCTCGGTCTGACCCTCAACTTCGACGCCATCGAGGAGCACATGGTCGAAGGCGAGACCCTGTTCGACGAGGCGTAG
- a CDS encoding fumarylacetoacetate hydrolase family protein, translated as MRYYRLPSRERGTDSESLVVVDGEDDAYDLTTASDDLGSFTELARAANASDRTVDAIARDRIQDAERCELDRAERDALLPVVPDEVWAAGVTYSISEEARKAESGKPEVYIDVYDSDRPELFLKATPSRTVGPNDAIGVRGDSEWNVPEPELGVVLHHEEVVGYTVGNDVSSRDIEGENPLYLPQAKVYDKCCSLGPCVATGGVVEDPHDLGMSLTIERDGEVVFEDETTTAEMATTCETLVKYLRRHNDLPETVVLLTGTALVPPDTFSLDEGDEVTIDIDHIGELVNDTVVV; from the coding sequence ATGCGGTATTACCGACTCCCTAGTAGAGAGCGGGGAACGGACTCCGAGTCCCTCGTCGTCGTCGACGGGGAAGACGACGCCTACGACCTGACGACGGCGTCTGACGACCTCGGGTCGTTCACCGAGCTAGCCCGCGCGGCGAACGCCAGCGACCGAACCGTCGACGCCATCGCCCGCGACCGGATTCAGGACGCCGAACGCTGCGAACTTGACCGCGCGGAGCGCGACGCGCTCCTCCCGGTCGTCCCCGACGAAGTGTGGGCGGCGGGCGTCACGTACAGCATCAGCGAGGAGGCCCGGAAAGCCGAGAGCGGGAAGCCGGAGGTCTACATCGACGTCTACGACAGCGACCGTCCGGAGCTGTTCCTGAAGGCGACACCATCCCGGACCGTCGGGCCGAACGACGCCATCGGCGTGCGCGGCGACTCCGAGTGGAACGTCCCCGAACCCGAACTCGGCGTCGTCCTGCACCACGAGGAGGTCGTCGGCTACACCGTCGGCAACGACGTGTCCAGCCGCGACATCGAGGGCGAGAACCCCCTGTACCTCCCGCAAGCGAAGGTGTACGACAAGTGTTGTTCGCTCGGCCCCTGCGTCGCGACCGGCGGCGTCGTCGAAGACCCCCACGACCTCGGCATGTCGCTGACAATCGAGCGCGACGGCGAAGTGGTCTTCGAGGACGAGACGACGACCGCGGAGATGGCGACGACCTGCGAGACGCTCGTGAAGTACCTCCGCCGGCACAACGACCTCCCGGAAACGGTGGTGTTGCTCACGGGCACCGCACTCGTCCCCCCGGACACGTTCTCGCTCGACGAGGGTGACGAAGTGACTATCGACATCGACCACATCGGCGAACTCGTCAACGACACGGTTGTCGTCTGA
- a CDS encoding beta-glucosidase, giving the protein MTVEEKAAQLGSVNAEQLLNEDGTLDEAAVDDHLSNGIGHLTRIGGEGSLSPREAAERTNELQEYLREETRLGVPAIPHEECLSGYMGPEATTFPQMIGMASTWSPDLLETVTDTIRDQLEAIGTVHALSPVLDIARDLRWGRVEETFGEDPYLVAAMACGYVDGLQGDGDGITATLKHFAGHGAGEGGKNRSSVNIGRRELRETHLFPFEAAIRTADAESVMNAYHDIDGVPCASDEWLLTDVLRGEWGFDGTVVSDYYSVEFLRSEHGVAADEREAGVAAVEAGIDVELPYTDCYGSHLADAVEAGELSEATLDRAVRRVLRAKAEKGVLDDPTVDADAADEPFGTEEARDLTTRAARESMTLLKNEDDLLPLVGEDTDTVAVLGPKADDAQELMGDYAYPAHYPEEEVELDATTPLDAVQARADEYGFDVHYEQGCTTTGPDTDDFDAAADAAEDADVALAFVGARSAVDFSDSDRERVNMPSVATSGEGCDVVDLSLPGVQRALVERVEETGTPVVTVVVSGKPHSIESIAESVPAVLQAWLPGERGGEGVAEVLFGEHNPGGHLPVSIPRSVGQLPVHYSRKPNTANEEYVYTESDPLFPFGHGLSYTDFEYGDLSLSTDELPAAGTITAEATVENTGDTAGHDVVQLYASAQNPDQARPVQELVGFERVSLDAGEAKRVTFEIDASQLAYHDRDMNLAVEEGPYEFRVGHSAADVVSTAAFEVTDTKEVPEGGRTYFTETDVGNAE; this is encoded by the coding sequence ATGACCGTCGAGGAGAAGGCAGCGCAACTCGGCTCCGTGAACGCCGAGCAACTCCTGAACGAGGACGGCACGCTCGACGAGGCGGCCGTCGACGACCACCTCTCGAACGGCATCGGCCACCTCACCCGCATCGGCGGCGAGGGAAGCCTCTCGCCCCGAGAAGCAGCCGAGCGCACGAACGAACTCCAAGAGTACCTCCGCGAGGAGACGCGACTCGGTGTCCCCGCAATCCCCCACGAGGAGTGCCTGAGCGGCTACATGGGCCCGGAAGCCACGACGTTCCCGCAGATGATTGGGATGGCGAGCACGTGGTCGCCGGACCTGCTGGAGACGGTCACGGACACCATCCGCGACCAACTGGAAGCTATCGGCACCGTCCACGCGCTCTCGCCGGTGCTGGACATCGCCCGCGACCTCCGCTGGGGGCGCGTCGAGGAGACGTTCGGCGAGGACCCGTACCTAGTCGCCGCGATGGCTTGTGGCTACGTGGACGGCCTACAGGGCGACGGTGACGGCATCACGGCGACGCTCAAACACTTCGCCGGCCACGGCGCCGGCGAGGGCGGGAAGAACCGTAGCTCCGTCAATATCGGGCGCCGGGAACTCCGTGAGACGCACCTGTTCCCGTTCGAAGCGGCTATCCGGACGGCCGACGCGGAGTCCGTGATGAACGCCTACCACGACATCGACGGCGTCCCGTGCGCCAGCGACGAGTGGCTGCTGACGGACGTGCTGCGCGGCGAGTGGGGCTTCGACGGCACCGTCGTCTCGGACTACTACAGCGTCGAGTTCCTCCGCAGCGAGCACGGCGTCGCCGCCGACGAGCGCGAAGCCGGTGTCGCCGCCGTCGAGGCCGGTATCGACGTTGAACTCCCGTACACGGACTGCTACGGCAGCCACCTCGCGGACGCCGTCGAAGCCGGGGAGCTCTCGGAGGCGACCCTCGACCGCGCGGTCCGCCGCGTGCTCCGCGCGAAAGCCGAGAAGGGCGTCCTCGACGACCCGACTGTGGACGCCGACGCGGCCGACGAGCCGTTCGGCACCGAGGAGGCGCGCGACCTCACGACGCGCGCCGCCCGCGAGTCGATGACGCTGCTGAAGAACGAGGACGACCTGCTCCCGCTGGTCGGCGAAGACACCGACACCGTGGCGGTCCTCGGGCCGAAGGCCGACGACGCCCAAGAGCTCATGGGCGACTACGCGTACCCCGCTCACTACCCCGAGGAGGAGGTCGAACTCGACGCGACGACTCCCCTCGACGCCGTGCAGGCGCGCGCTGACGAGTACGGCTTCGACGTCCACTACGAGCAGGGCTGTACGACGACCGGCCCCGACACGGACGACTTCGACGCGGCCGCCGACGCGGCCGAGGACGCGGACGTGGCGCTCGCGTTCGTCGGCGCCCGCTCGGCCGTCGACTTCTCGGACTCCGACCGCGAGCGCGTCAACATGCCCAGCGTCGCCACCAGCGGCGAGGGCTGTGACGTCGTCGACCTGAGTCTCCCCGGCGTCCAGCGCGCCCTCGTCGAGCGCGTCGAGGAGACCGGCACGCCCGTCGTGACGGTCGTCGTCAGCGGCAAACCCCACTCCATCGAGTCCATCGCGGAGTCGGTGCCCGCCGTCCTGCAGGCGTGGCTCCCCGGCGAGCGCGGCGGCGAAGGCGTCGCCGAGGTGCTGTTCGGCGAGCACAACCCCGGCGGCCACCTCCCCGTGTCGATTCCGCGGTCGGTCGGCCAGCTCCCGGTCCACTACAGCCGGAAGCCCAACACCGCCAACGAGGAGTACGTCTACACGGAGAGCGACCCGCTGTTCCCGTTCGGCCACGGCCTCAGCTACACCGACTTCGAGTACGGTGACCTATCGCTGTCCACGGACGAACTTCCGGCCGCGGGCACGATTACGGCCGAGGCCACCGTCGAGAACACGGGTGACACCGCGGGCCACGACGTCGTGCAGTTGTACGCCAGCGCCCAGAACCCCGACCAAGCCCGGCCGGTTCAGGAACTCGTCGGGTTCGAGCGCGTCTCTCTCGACGCGGGCGAAGCCAAGCGCGTCACGTTCGAAATCGACGCCTCCCAGTTGGCGTACCACGACCGCGACATGAACCTCGCCGTCGAGGAAGGTCCCTACGAGTTCCGCGTCGGCCACTCCGCCGCGGACGTCGTCTCGACGGCGGCCTTCGAGGTAACCGACACGAAGGAAGTCCCTGAAGGCGGACGGACGTACTTCACGGAGACGGACGTCGGAAACGCAGAATAG